In Macadamia integrifolia cultivar HAES 741 chromosome 1, SCU_Mint_v3, whole genome shotgun sequence, a single window of DNA contains:
- the LOC122070119 gene encoding ubiquinol oxidase 4, chloroplastic/chromoplastic-like → MATSSISAVSVWPSSSLTSVKGRASSASLNSRNRFTYNPLSFSSCSSHRSFRRKFCRVQATILQDEEEKVVVEKSFQPSSFPQNDGEGSNGDTSENTSVSALESWVIKFEQSINIFLTDSVIKILDTLYHDRNYARFFVLETIARVPYFAFMSVLHMYESFGWWRRSDYLKVHFAESWNEMHHLLIMEELGGNSWWFDRFLAQHIAVFYYFMTVLMYMVSPRMACKYIAILVMN, encoded by the exons ATGGCGACTTCGTCCATCTCTGCAGTTTCAGTCTGGCCGTCTTCGTCCCTGACCTCAGTGAAAGGCAGGGCAAGCTCAGCTTCTTTGAACTCACGAAACCGTTTTACTTACAACCCCTTGTCTTTTTCTTCCTGTTCTTCGCATCGATCTTTCAGGAG AAAATTTTGTAGAGTCCAAGCAACAATTTtgcaagatgaagaagagaaggtaGTTGTGGAGAAGTCCTTCCAACCAAGTAGCTTTCCTCAGAATGATGGGGAAGGAAGCAACGGGGATACATCGGAGAATACATCCGTCAGTGCATTGGAGAGTTGGGTCATCAAGTTTGAGCAATCCATAAATATCTTTCTCACG GATTCAGTTATAAAGATACTTGATACTCTGTACCATGACCGGAATTATGCTAGGTTTTTTGTGCTGGAGACTATCGCAAGAGTTCCTTATTTTG CCTTTATGTCTGTTCTACATATGTATGAGAGTTTTGGTTGGTGGAGAAGATCAGATTATTTGAAAGTGCATTTTGCTGAGAGCTGGAATGAGATGCACCATCTTCTTATCATGGAG GAACTGGGAGGAAACTCGTGGTGGTTTGATCGCTTCCTTGCACAACACATTGcagtattttattatttcatgacaGTTTTAATGTATATGGTGAGCCCACGAATGGCATGTAAGTATATTGCGATTCTGGTTATGAATTAA